One stretch of Balneola sp. MJW-20 DNA includes these proteins:
- a CDS encoding LysR substrate-binding domain-containing protein has translation MTLTQLSYIVAVDKYRHFATAAQKIYITQPTLSMQIQKLEDELGVLIFDRSKTPVIPTSVGELIIEQAKSILSGAKHIEDIVAVEGESLKGSFRVGIIPTIAPYLVPLFLQNFVEKYPDVELTFEEALTSEVLEGLNEDHFDVGIIATPTTKHLFEVDLYLEPFMGYLSAKHDLAGKDEICIDDLYKEDLWLLNEGHCFRDQTMKICKKNNESKNKTPITFESGNLETLKRLVEKDFGITLMPYLAVNDHDKTCANGVVKEFMDPVPSRKVRLVYSREFLKKNLIESFSQVIRTSIPDELQEAKDTLIVE, from the coding sequence ATGACTTTAACACAACTCTCATATATAGTAGCGGTTGATAAGTACCGGCATTTTGCAACTGCGGCTCAGAAGATCTACATCACCCAGCCAACCCTTAGTATGCAGATACAAAAGCTGGAGGATGAGCTTGGCGTTCTAATTTTTGACCGGTCCAAGACCCCGGTTATTCCGACTAGCGTCGGTGAACTGATCATTGAACAGGCCAAATCCATATTATCCGGGGCAAAGCATATTGAGGACATTGTCGCAGTAGAGGGAGAGTCACTCAAAGGATCTTTCAGAGTTGGAATTATTCCAACTATAGCTCCTTATCTGGTTCCTTTGTTTCTTCAGAATTTTGTGGAAAAGTACCCGGACGTGGAGCTTACCTTTGAAGAAGCACTTACCAGTGAAGTACTGGAAGGGCTGAATGAAGATCATTTTGATGTTGGCATCATTGCAACACCAACCACTAAGCATCTTTTTGAGGTAGATCTCTATCTGGAGCCCTTTATGGGTTATCTGTCGGCTAAACACGATCTGGCCGGAAAAGATGAGATTTGCATTGACGATCTATATAAAGAAGACCTCTGGCTATTGAATGAAGGACATTGTTTTCGAGACCAGACCATGAAGATCTGCAAAAAGAACAACGAGAGTAAAAACAAGACCCCCATTACCTTCGAAAGCGGTAATTTAGAAACCCTCAAAAGGCTGGTAGAAAAAGACTTCGGGATCACACTGATGCCTTACCTGGCTGTGAATGATCATGACAAAACCTGTGCCAACGGAGTCGTTAAGGAATTCATGGACCCAGTGCCTAGCCGCAAGGTCAGACTCGTTTACAGCAGGGAATTTCTGAAAAAAAATCTGATCGAGTCCTTTTCGCAAGTCATACGAACCTCTATCCCTGATGAATTACAGGAAGCCAAAGACACCTTGATCGTGGAATGA
- a CDS encoding TerC family protein → MEHSTTLWILFNAFIVSMLIVDLAVFNRKEHEISIKESLVWTGIWIFISVIFGIGLYFYMDPASSLDFFTGYLIEKSLSIDNIFVFILVFAYFGVNPEYQHKVLFWGIFGALVLRFLFIFAGVALIERFEWIVYIFGAFLVYTGIKMALEQDKEVNPEKNPILKLTRKILPVTNKFHGADFFTRIDGKLMATPLFVVLIVIETTDVVFAVDSIPAILAITTDQFIVYSSNAFAILGLRALYFALAGVMKIFHYLHYGLAAILSFVGIKMIIAEWYHVPTPYALGFVALALSLSIGLSLAFPKTFEDFEGEDAEDQSTNTEDRS, encoded by the coding sequence ATGGAACACAGTACCACTCTCTGGATTCTTTTTAACGCTTTTATCGTATCGATGCTGATCGTGGATCTTGCTGTGTTTAACAGAAAAGAGCATGAGATCAGTATTAAAGAATCACTGGTATGGACCGGTATATGGATCTTTATATCAGTTATTTTCGGTATTGGACTGTACTTTTACATGGATCCGGCAAGCTCTCTGGACTTCTTCACAGGCTATCTGATCGAGAAATCCTTGAGTATTGATAACATCTTTGTATTCATTCTTGTATTCGCCTATTTCGGAGTAAATCCTGAGTATCAGCACAAGGTTCTCTTCTGGGGAATCTTCGGCGCACTGGTCCTTCGCTTTCTGTTTATTTTTGCCGGTGTAGCTCTGATCGAAAGATTCGAATGGATCGTTTATATATTCGGGGCATTCCTGGTTTACACCGGTATAAAAATGGCCCTTGAACAGGATAAAGAGGTCAACCCGGAAAAAAATCCGATCCTTAAACTGACCAGAAAAATCCTTCCGGTAACCAATAAATTTCACGGTGCTGATTTCTTTACCAGGATCGATGGTAAGCTCATGGCCACACCTCTGTTTGTGGTACTCATTGTGATCGAGACCACAGATGTTGTGTTTGCTGTGGATTCCATTCCTGCTATCCTTGCTATTACCACCGATCAGTTCATTGTGTATTCTTCGAATGCTTTTGCGATTCTGGGACTCAGAGCTTTGTACTTTGCTCTTGCAGGCGTAATGAAGATCTTTCATTATCTGCATTATGGGCTGGCAGCAATTCTTTCATTTGTGGGAATCAAAATGATCATTGCTGAATGGTATCATGTACCCACTCCATATGCCTTAGGTTTTGTGGCACTGGCACTGAGTTTATCCATTGGTCTGTCTCTCGCATTTCCAAAGACCTTCGAGGATTTTGAGGGAGAAGATGCGGAAGACCAAAGTACGAATACAGAGGACCGAAGCTAA
- a CDS encoding acylphosphatase: protein MTGITSIQLIIDGRVQGVGFRNFTRRKARSLGIKGWVRNLNDGRVEVQAQGDENAIRQFIDQLHEGPPASYVKKIDRQEIHSDSDLGPFSVRY, encoded by the coding sequence ATGACCGGTATTACTTCTATACAGCTTATTATTGACGGTAGAGTCCAGGGAGTTGGTTTTCGAAACTTTACGAGAAGGAAAGCCCGGTCGCTGGGAATAAAAGGCTGGGTCCGTAATCTGAATGATGGCAGGGTCGAGGTTCAGGCACAAGGGGATGAAAATGCGATCCGGCAATTTATTGATCAGCTTCACGAAGGTCCTCCTGCTTCCTATGTAAAAAAAATTGACCGGCAAGAAATACATTCAGATAGCGATCTCGGCCCCTTTTCTGTTCGCTATTGA